The sequence below is a genomic window from Coffea arabica cultivar ET-39 chromosome 8e, Coffea Arabica ET-39 HiFi, whole genome shotgun sequence.
TCCCAAAATATCCTTCATTGGTCggaaattgaaaaggaaaaatagttcggaagattaaattgattaaaaaaaatcataaaagatGAATTAATTTTAGTGTAAAAATTTAGGGACCAGGATGGCAAATTTCCTGCATATTCCATTACGTAACAACCTGCATTAGAATGCACTAATTAAAAGTCTTATCGTCGCTACTTATCTAAACCTGTATTAGCATGCATAAATGTTGCAATAATAAACTTTACTCATGTATCCTATCCACGGATAATATTCTATATCCCCGTCCATTAATCAATAGATCAGCAATTCGTTAAGTATAATAGGACGACAACCAATGTTGGTGAGGCTAATTCAGTATACACTCCTGAGATCATTCCACCTGCAGTTGTTAATGTGACAGTAGCTGAGTACACTTGCAGATTCTCAAAGATGAAAGAGAAGTTGACATATGAAATCACATTTAGCCGATCAGCATCGGCTAATAATACCATGTCTCAAGGATCTCTTAACCGGAAATCGGCAAAATACTCAGTCAGGAGCCCAATTGCTGCAGTTAAGGGTGGAAGCTGGGCAGAAGTTCCTGCAGAAGAGAGACTGGAGATTGTACTATTAATCTGATCTTTAGATTTTTGGTTTTGATAGTAATTCTTGGAGGTATATTCCAATAAATAATACACAATAGTCATCACTCGTTGACAGATTCTGTCTATGTTGTTTATTTTCTCTACTGGTGGTGGTATGAATGCTTATACTACGATAAACTTTGTCAAATTTTGGAGTGGATAATTTCTAGAAGTGGAAATTAACATTACAAGCCATACAGGCAAAAATGAACTCTAAACACTGAATTAACAGGGAAGGTTACTGAAGATTTGAACGCTAGAAGGCTTAAATTTTATGGGAGAAAATTAGTTTTGTGGAGTAAAATTTGTAGCAAGCAAAGATTTTACATGTCTTAGGTCCTCAAGTGTGGACATTCCTTAAAACACGATCTGTATTAATGCAAATGCGCTTATTGCCACATGCAACGTAGCACATTCTCGACTGCACTTGGACTTCAAATTGAGATTCACCTGAAACAATTGATTGATTAGGCCAATCAGTTGCTGGTTCTGTGTCAGATGAAATTTTTTCCGACCCCATATACAAGCTTGGTTGAAGTATGAACCTTTTTTCctgtatttttaagaaaagaaaaatacttTGGGCGTCAAGTGCACACATCTTTACTTGTTCACGCGTGGACTAGGAACAAGATTACACCTAACTTGGAGGAAGAAATGCTTATTTTTCTCCATGTGGAAAGATAGAGATGGCAAAGGTGCTACAGATTGAGCAAACCTATTTGTAAAGCCATTAGGCATTACGAATCAATCCACAAACTAATTAACACGCCAATCCTCACCATCATTTTCCCCAGTCGCAGAAGTCAATTCTGTTTCTAGAATTCGAAAGTAGTTCCCTGGAAAAATAAGTAACCTACTCCTTAATCCACACTTGGCTTCCACAATCTCTAGTGGAAGATATATAGGTGGCAGCATTCCTCATTGCGTCTGCCCTCAGGAGTCAGGACCCCTGCTATAAATACCCCTTTGTCCATACCACAACTTCACAATACATACTCAGCGTATTCTCATTTCCTGGCTAATACTGTAGTATAGATTAATCCATTTTTCTGCAATTAGCAATACTATAATTATTGAAAAAATGACTTTTGCACTCAATCACTGCTGCATTTTCCTCTGCATATTGGTACTACTGCCAGTTACCTGTTACAGCGGTGATGTATTCTTATCCGCTCGGGCAACTTTTTATGGTAGTGCTGGTGCCTTGGGGACTCCATGTATGTAACTGATTTCCATCTATCCTTACCAAGCATATGCAGTTTATATAATTCTAGAGTATGAAATAGCACCACTTAGTATGACTGTCTTGTGATTTTGCCACATTCAAGCACTCGTTTTTACGGGACTTTTATGTTCTTTTCAGTTAATTATGATCCTAAATCCTTGTTTCTTTGGTTCCACTAATCAGCCGGAGCTTGTGGTTTTGGAGAATATGGTAAAACAGTCAACAATGGTGAGGTTTGTGGTGTCTCCAAGCTATACCAGAATGGAACTGGCTGTGGCGCATGCTATCAGGTGAATTTTAAACTTCAAAGCCAGTTCAGTCTCACTAGTATAACTATCAATCGATTAGCTCCTCAGTTACCATATCATTGACGAGGTTAtagataaaccaaaaaaatgaaagatgCAAAAAGGGGTGTGGTTCAGATGGACTGCCTTCTAAATTTTAGCTTAGTAAGGCTGAATGTGAAGCTGATTATTACTACAAGTAGGTGAATGCTTGTAGCTTACAACAATTAATGTAGGTGAGGTGCAAACATCCGCAATATTGCAATGAGGAGGGAACGACGGTGGTGGTGACAGACTTTGCAATAGGACACGACACAGATTTTGTCCTAAGCTTTGAGGCCTTCGTAAAATTGGCACGTACAAACATGGGTAGACTGTTGATAGCACTTGGGCTGATTGATGCAGAATACAAAAGGGTTCCTTGCCAATATCCAGGGACCAATGTCAAGGTGAAGGTTCATGAGAAAAGCAGATACCCTGACTACCTTGCCATTGTCATCCTGTATCAAGGCGGCGAAAGTGACGTCACAGCAGTTGAAATCTATGAGGTACCACTCCAATTACATTATCAGATTAAACTAAATTATCTGACTATGATAAAAACACTTGAATACTGAAATTACAAAAGCTCTGTTTgattcttcattcatttgagcACAACTGCCTGTCAGATGGATTAAGAATTTTGGCCAACTAGGCACGGTTTTGTCAATTAAGAACAATTTGAGAGTGGATATTATATAAATATCTACCAAGTAACACTTAAAGTCAAACACAATCAAAAGGGTTCTGCAAAACAAGTAACCAAAAGGTGCATGAATCAAGTTGCACTCTCGCACTTTGAAGATGAAATAAGGTATTCAGCTGAATGAATCGATACCTCTGGATGCAGGAATCCAGCAAGAAATGGAAGGCCATGAGGAGGGCCTTTGGAGCAGTATGGGACATATCTAACCCACCCAAAGGTGCACTTACCTTCAGGTTCCAAGCAAGTGGCAGCGCTGGAGTAAAATGGGTGGAGCCGAAAAAGGTTATTCCCAGTGAATGGAGGGCAGGGATTATCATTGACACGGCTGTGCAGCTCAACTGAAACTaccatacatatatatacatatctaGAATCCACATATTTTATAAGGAATAAGATCTATTACTATCAAGCTACTATAGTTTTAGTAGTCAGTATCTGCCTCAGCTCAGGATGGAATATCTGTACCTTTGTACCGAGGCGATTATATATGAATAaggcgtttttttttttccataaaaGATCCTTCACATTTTGGTTTAGCAGAATGATGCAGCTAAATTAAAACGCCAAAAGCATTGACCACTTCTGCAGTTCTGCTGATCTTGACAAACTGAAACCTCATTCCATACTACCTTCCTTAGATCTTAGTAACCAAATGTATTGAACAACACCGTATCATCCATCACGTACATGGATTTCTGTGAGGATCAGAGCATTGCAGAGTAATTCACTGTAATACAATCTGAACATGTGATCACATTTTATAGATGGAACACAAATCTTAATTCTACGTACAACCAATGGACAGAACACAAACAAGCACATTTCCTCtgcaaagaaaaaataatgacAGATATATCTGTCCCTGTTACTCTTCTTCATTCGTGTCACGGACAGATAGAGAGGTTAGCCCTTCAGTCGATGGTCTCATTTCCACCTTCTCCCAGGCGCTATTTTTTCAAGAACCGGCAGAAGTGCAGATGCAGTGATTAAGAGGCTCTTCAAATTGCTAGTTTAATAATATATCAAGGCCATTGTGTTCCTTTCACAATATCAGTAAATCcacactttattttattttttctctcaGGCAAGACCTTGCAAGTgggagggagaaaagagaagatTTGTGAGCTCAACATGAAACATAATTTTTTGTGTGTACTTGGTGCGGCTTTACTCaagctttgaaaaaaaaaaaaaaaaaagtccagtAAAATCTCCAAGGCAATTTCTAGAAATAATGCGAAAAAAAAGTCACAAACTACAGTGTCGCCGCACGTCAtaatgtattttttaaaaaataatgtatttgcattccatcaaaaataaaaaaataaatggcaattttaaaaaattatgtaTTCACATTCCAGTCCCTAGGGACTagaatgaaaaattaaaaaataaatgcgTCGTCGCACTTCTTGCGGCAACCTTGTACTAGATGTTTACCCATCAAAATATGGTACATAAGAAGAATGTACCAGACGTTTGTTTATACATCAAAATATGGTACTTTTCTACAAAACTACCAGAGTCAAATATATAACTTCAAAGTGATGTCATAGCATCCTCTTGGTCTAAAAAATCCAAGGGTTCAAACGCCacctgcaacaaaaaaaaaatccaaaggtAATGTTATAACACCTCCTTGATTTAGTCAGATCTGCATGCCTACTAGTCCCTAACACATAAGAGTCTTTAAACTCCCCCTCCCTGTAGATTAGAATACAATAGATTATACAATTATTATCATTGtcggaaaaaatatatatatatacaacttCAATAAACATTTTTTAGAAGAATGTATACAAGCACCAACATTAGAATTGATCATTTTATAGGAATATTTAAGTTTCTTACTCAATCATTACCGCCATATGAGCGTGAAAGAAGCACATTACATCAAGCTGAATTTGTCATCAAGATGGTCAGCACTCAGGTTTCCAAAATTTGAAGGCAGAAGAACGACAATTTATAAGGAGAGCTCATACATGCAAAATGTCATTCAGTTTTTGTAGTCCCAACTCTCTGCGACTAGAAGCTTTCTAATACATCCTACCAATACATTCTGTAGAACCACAATAGCAACTCTTTTCCTTGATATTTCCTTTGGAATCATGAACCTGACCCACACCATAATTGTAATGGTAAGTTAGCTCCTGCAATGGAGGAATGTTGTCCGCCGCAAAAAGCATTACGTGGGGCACTCTTTTGTCAGCATGATCATAGAGCACATCCTGAGCATAAAGGTTGGGTGAACAACTATGATTTATGAACCTCCCGATATTGCCATACTTTGCTGCATCAATGGTATAGCCACCTTCTTCTACAGCTTCGCTTGAATTTCCTAATCCATCGGAATTGATTGAACCCTCGCTGTAATTCTTTCCAATGTCAAACAAATATTCGTCACTTCCTGCTCTTAGTTCAGCTTCCTTGTCCTCAAGAAGCTCCCCAGCATATTCACAAATAAAACTTCCTGAAGGAATAGAATACAAGGACCTTACTCCCCAGCCCCTTGACTTAGTCTTGAAGATCTCAAGCTGAATTTTGATACCATGCTGGCTGACTCTGTTATAGCATGTAGGAGGGCATTTGCAATGAGGTCCACATTCAAAGACAAGAGGTTTTGCTTCCACTATAGCCCCATTACGATTATATGGGATCCCTCCTCCATTTCTTTGTGCACAATAGCATTTTCGAGAATCAGAGCATTTACCAGTACAATCACAGCCTTTAGGAGAAACTAGGCGGAACCAATCAGGATATTTCATCTTTCTAATGTAATTAAACTGTTGGGGTTTCTCACTGTCAATTGTGTTCACAGCACATACGGGAAATGTCTCTTGTCCCCCTGCAATGTCATCAATGCAAACCCCCTGCCGCACTCTAGATTTTTTGGACTTCTTTACCTCTTTCCATGCAAGCTCCGGCTGGCCTGGGATTCTCTTCAATTCAAACATAAACACTAGTTTACCATATGTCCCAGTTTCTTCCCTACACTTCTCCACAGTATACAAGCCATCATAAATGTATGACGTGACTACCTTAGCCCTTGAGTCCAGCGAATCAGAAGCCTTAGTCTCTTTGGATCCACGAATTACACGCACAGGATTTTTAGTGGAGATACAATTCCACAATCCCAAGTTACCTTTTTCAAGCTTCTGGTCCTCCGGTTGCTTATCTTTGCCAACTATATTTCCTCCTTGCCCAGAATATATTAGGACATCAGCATTCTCCATATCATCATCATATGCCCCTGATGCAACAATACTAGTTGCAACAAGCACTCCATTGTGCTTCATGGAATCTATGCCAGCCTGGTATAAACGATGAATCCCAACAATGGCAAGCTCCACTCTGTACTGGAACTCGTCACCCACTTCAACTCCTGGAACTGCCCCCAAATATTGTTTGCCAGTATTaacttcttttcctttctcttttatAATCTTTGCTGCTAGAAGATCAATCCTCCTGGTTTTCTCTGGCCGCTTCAATGTTGTATCTTCTTCCGGCCTCGACTCTTCTCCCTGCAAGATTTTTCTACACAATGCTTGAAACAGGCGCAGGGTCTCTCTAACTCTATTACGAGCATCACCATTGCTTGAACTTGGACCAAAAGGAGGCAAATTCACATCAACCCTGGAACCAGTAGTAGAACCTTTAGGTGACTTATCATCTTCTGATCTATAAATTCCCTCATCCCTAACAATTGCACCAAAATTACCATCTGCACCCTTGCGAACAGAAACAGCAACCTTCTTCAGAGATGATCTTTCTGAAGACTCAGTATTGACAATGGTTTTCTTAGCAAAAGCTTTGGCCTTGCTTCGCCATGTTAAATTGCCTTCATTAACCTTGCCTCGGGTTTTTTCAACACTAGAACTTAGGGGCACTTTACCCAGCCTCAAAGGACAATTTGGTGCAGCATGCAGACCAGTCACTGTTGCAGGTTCATCTTCATGTCCTGAACCAGTGCTATCATCCAGAGCCATTCTATCAAGGGTGTTCTCACCTTCAAACAGATCAGGCGCCTTACTTATAGAGCCTTGACCTTCCACGGCTTCCTTAAGGATTGTAGCATCAGAAACATCCTTGGGCAGAGACACCACTCCTCTTGCTTGACTTCCCCGGATATCATCAACCTGAACATTTCCTTTTGCTGGTTTGCAACCAAAAGTGATTGGTTCTTCTAGAGCAGCGACTTCAACACCAGTCTCCACTTTTTCCAATGTGTCCTTTTGTACCTTAGCAGGCAATATCTCCACAGATGTCCTGCTATCTGCACCATCCTTCAATGCCTTGCTATCCGCACCATCCTTCGACACTTCCATCATCCTCTTTTCCATATTAACCTTGTCCATCCCCAGCGAACTCTCCCCAGAAGTAATTTTTAGGCTCTCCTGCATAGACGGTACAGGAGCATTTCTTCCACAGAATGGAGGAAAGTCACGAATAGCTGAAACTCTTCTTGTGCGGAATTTGTTCTTTGGACTCGGGACAGAGCCATCTTTAATAGAAACCTCCCTGTGAACCATGTGATCAATTTCAACAGTAGGTTTTACTACATCTTCACCTATGCACCTCACCAAAGTCGTAATTTCTTTCTTGTCCAATTCCATCACTGCTGCCTCAGCCTCCCTTCCATTTACCTCTCCCTTTGAGGGTCCCACCAAAATGGTTTTCCTTTCAACCTCCTTCATCAACTCCATTCCTGCAGGCTTTACATCCAACGCCATTTTCTTGACCCCATCATCCAAACTATCAGTAAAGCCAGccaccactttttccaccaacTTATCCAGAGATCCATTCCCTTCCACCCCATATAAACCCCCTCCCAGTTCATGAGACTGAGTCTCCACCTGACTTTCATCTTTAACACAATTGGCCTCTAAAGCTGCAGGAGCATTATCACTGCTCACCAAAACCCCATTTTCTAGATCTTCCAAATTGGACAGCTTTCCAGATTGATCAGTTTCCATCTCATTTTTAGTCTTGATTAATTCATGAGCCTGAGTCTCAACCTTAGTTTCACTATGAACGCCATTAGTTGATGTCCCAATTCCATTCGCATCCACCCTAGCTGGACTTTTCATCCTTTCATGAGGTTGATTCTGGACCTCAGTTTCAATTTTAACACCATTAGGCTCTCCAACAGCAATATCACTAACTTGCAACGCACTATTGTCTTTGGCTTCTAAATGAGGCTGAGTATTTGGACCACACATAGGAGGAAAATCCCGAACAGCTGAAACCTTCCTGGACTTGTAGTTAGATGCATTTCCAGAGTTCGAAGGGTGATACCCACTCTCCAATGACCGCTTGTTTGGGTTCCCGTCAGACAATCCACCATTCAACAAGCACACCATCTCAATCactagaaaaaagaaacactCTTCTGAGTTCTGAAGCAGAAAAACCAAGCAAAAGGAATAACATAAAAATCTCAATAACATTGAAAGAGTACGAAAATTAGGGCTCAAAAGGAACAAATATATACCAACACCCCCCCCCGggacccaaacaaaaaaaaaggttgagGCTTGAGGAATTAGAGGGTTCAATTTCCCCCTTTGCCCTCTTGAACGCCACCCATTCCTTGCTCAGAACAAAAGGGGACAATTCACTGACAACAAAACTTGTATGCTAGAATGTATCTCAAAAGAGGGTCAATACTTCAAATTAGTAccaattaaggaaaaaaaaaccaacaaataccGAATAGGGTTTTTTCCCCCCCATTTTCCCTTTCGGTTTACCACCTAGCTAAGAAAAatgtaaatgtatttttaaaaaaatccacAATTTTGGGACCAATATAATTAAAGTTACTAAGTTAGCTAACATATACAGCTACAgacaaaaaggaaataaagcaaTTTACAGCTTCATATGCATGCAGTAGACAATTGAAGCAAACGAGATTAAACTAAAtttagaaaacaaaaggcaa
It includes:
- the LOC113706178 gene encoding expansin-like B1; its protein translation is MTFALNHCCIFLCILVLLPVTCYSGDVFLSARATFYGSAGALGTPSGACGFGEYGKTVNNGEVCGVSKLYQNGTGCGACYQVRCKHPQYCNEEGTTVVVTDFAIGHDTDFVLSFEAFVKLARTNMGRLLIALGLIDAEYKRVPCQYPGTNVKVKVHEKSRYPDYLAIVILYQGGESDVTAVEIYEESSKKWKAMRRAFGAVWDISNPPKGALTFRFQASGSAGVKWVEPKKVIPSEWRAGIIIDTAVQLN
- the LOC113707165 gene encoding uncharacterized protein, with product MVCLLNGGLSDGNPNKRSLESGYHPSNSGNASNYKSRKVSAVRDFPPMCGPNTQPHLEAKDNSALQVSDIAVGEPNGVKIETEVQNQPHERMKSPARVDANGIGTSTNGVHSETKVETQAHELIKTKNEMETDQSGKLSNLEDLENGVLVSSDNAPAALEANCVKDESQVETQSHELGGGLYGVEGNGSLDKLVEKVVAGFTDSLDDGVKKMALDVKPAGMELMKEVERKTILVGPSKGEVNGREAEAAVMELDKKEITTLVRCIGEDVVKPTVEIDHMVHREVSIKDGSVPSPKNKFRTRRVSAIRDFPPFCGRNAPVPSMQESLKITSGESSLGMDKVNMEKRMMEVSKDGADSKALKDGADSRTSVEILPAKVQKDTLEKVETGVEVAALEEPITFGCKPAKGNVQVDDIRGSQARGVVSLPKDVSDATILKEAVEGQGSISKAPDLFEGENTLDRMALDDSTGSGHEDEPATVTGLHAAPNCPLRLGKVPLSSSVEKTRGKVNEGNLTWRSKAKAFAKKTIVNTESSERSSLKKVAVSVRKGADGNFGAIVRDEGIYRSEDDKSPKGSTTGSRVDVNLPPFGPSSSNGDARNRVRETLRLFQALCRKILQGEESRPEEDTTLKRPEKTRRIDLLAAKIIKEKGKEVNTGKQYLGAVPGVEVGDEFQYRVELAIVGIHRLYQAGIDSMKHNGVLVATSIVASGAYDDDMENADVLIYSGQGGNIVGKDKQPEDQKLEKGNLGLWNCISTKNPVRVIRGSKETKASDSLDSRAKVVTSYIYDGLYTVEKCREETGTYGKLVFMFELKRIPGQPELAWKEVKKSKKSRVRQGVCIDDIAGGQETFPVCAVNTIDSEKPQQFNYIRKMKYPDWFRLVSPKGCDCTGKCSDSRKCYCAQRNGGGIPYNRNGAIVEAKPLVFECGPHCKCPPTCYNRVSQHGIKIQLEIFKTKSRGWGVRSLYSIPSGSFICEYAGELLEDKEAELRAGSDEYLFDIGKNYSEGSINSDGLGNSSEAVEEGGYTIDAAKYGNIGRFINHSCSPNLYAQDVLYDHADKRVPHVMLFAADNIPPLQELTYHYNYGVGQVHDSKGNIKEKSCYCGSTECIGRMY